The Solanum lycopersicum chromosome 6, SLM_r2.1 genome has a window encoding:
- the LOC101252406 gene encoding ARM REPEAT PROTEIN INTERACTING WITH ABF2, with protein sequence MENQAKRSKQSSSSGRRSLKRKLEGDFEDDRKVSSHDDDAHQDLASEVRTQVEILDSTFSSTEADRASAKTAIHVLCELAKNEEIVNVVVDCGAVPALVKHLQVPSLGNQGDGGQMPYEHEVEKGSAFTLGLLAIKPEHQQLIVDAGALPHLVDLLKRHKTLQNSRAVNGVIRRAADAITNLAHENSSIKTRVRIVGGIPPLVELLEFVDAKVQRAAAGALRTLAFKNDENKNQIVECNALPTLILMLRSEDTAIHYEAVGVIGNLVHSSPNIKKDVLLAGALQPVIGLLSSSCPESQREAALLLGQFAATDSDCKIHIVQRGAVPPLIEMLQSLDAQLREMSAFALGRLAQDTHNQAGIAHCGGIVPLLKLLESKNGSLQHNAAFALYGLADNEDNVTDLVKVGGVQKLQDGEFIVQPTRDCVAKTLKRLEEKIHGRVLGHLLYLMHVGEKVIQRRVALVLAHLCSPDDQKMIFIDNGGLELLLELLESTNLKHQRDGSVALCKLANKASSLSPVDAAPPSPTPQVYLGELYVNNSTLSDVTFLVEGKRFYAHRICLLASSDAFRAMFDGGYRERDAKDIEIPNIPWDVFELMMRYIYTGSVDVNMGVAKDLLRVADQYLLEGLKRLCEYAIAQDISVENVSLMFELSEAFNALSLRNACIVFTLEKFDKLSVMPWYSQLIQLILPETRAYFARVLSRPIQADL encoded by the exons ATGGAGAACCAAGCAAAGCGGAGCAAACAATCTTCAAGTTCCGGGAGGAGAAGCTTGAAGAGAAAGCTCGAAGGAGATTTTGAAGACGATCGTAAAGTTTCTTCTCATGATGATGATGCTCATCAAGATCTCGCTTCTGAGGTTCGAACGCAGGTGGAGATTCTCGATTCTACTTTCTCTTCGACGGAAGCAGATCGTGCCTCTGCCAAGACTGCTATTCATGTTCTCTGCGAGTTAGCGAAGAACG AGGAAATTGTGAATGTGGTTGTAGACTGTGGTGCTGTCCCAGCTTTGGTGAAGCATCTTCAAGTGCCATCCCTTGGGAATCAAGGAGATGGTGGGCAGATGCCGTATGAGCATGAGGTCGAGAAAGGAAGTGCTTTTACGCTTGGCCTTCTAGCCATAAAA CCGGAGCACCAGCAACTTATTGTTGATGCTGGAGCTCTACCTCATCTTGTGGATCTGCTGAAAAGACATAAAACTCTGCAAAATTCTCGTGCTGTCAATGGTGTTATCCGGAGAGCAGCTGATGCAATCACTAATCTTGCCCATGAAAATAGTAGCATCAAAACTCGTGTTAG GATTGTGGGTGGTATTCCTCCACTTGTTGAATTGCTTGAGTTCGTTGATGCAAAGGTGCAAAGAGCAGCTGCAGGAGCGTTGCGAACTTTGGCTTTTAAAAATGACGAGAACAAAAATCAG ATTGTTGAATGCAATGCACTCCCTACTCTTATTCTAATGCTGCGATCCGAAGATACTGCAATACACTATGAAGCG GTTGGAGTCATTGGAAATTTGGTGCACTCATCACCAAATATCAAAAAGGACGTTCTTCTTGCTGGAGCTTTACAACCCGTTATTGGGTTACTTAG TTCCTCCTGTCCGGAAAGCCAAAGGGAAGCAGCTTTATTACTTGGACAATTTGCAGCAACCGACTCCGACTGCAAG ATTCACATTGTGCAAAGAGGTGCCGTACCGCCACTGATTGAGATGCTTCAATCTCTGGATGCTCAACTTAGGGAAATGTCAGCCTTTGCCCTTGGAAGGTTGGCACAG GACACTCACAATCAGGCTGGTATTGCTCATTGTGGTGGAATAGTCCCATTATTGAAGCTTCTAGAATCAAAAAATGGATCGTTGCAACATAATGCTGCATTTGCTCTTTATGGGCTTGCTGATAACGAG GATAATGTTACAGATCTTGTAAAGGTTGGAGGTGTTCAAAAGCTTCAGGATGGAGAATTTATTGTCCaa CCAACTAGAGATTGTGTTGCGAAGACATTGAAAAGATTGGAAGAGAAGATTCATGGACGG GTATTAGGCCATTTATTGTATTTGATGCATGTTGGGGAAAAGGTTATTCAAAGACGAGTTGCTCTTGTGCTTGCCCATCTTTGTTCACCAGATGACCAAAAGatgatatttattgataatGGTG GATTGGAATTGCTTTTAGAGCTTCTAGAATCAACAAACTTGAAGCACCAAAGAGATGGTTCTGTAGCTTTATGCAAGTTGGCTAACAAAGCCAGCTCACTTTCACCCGTTGATGCAGCCCCTCCATCTCCTACACCTCAG GTCTATCTGGGTGAGCTGTATGTAAATAATTCTACGCTATCTGATGTGACATTTTTAGTCGAAG GCAAACGGTTTTATGCCCACAGAATTTGTTTACTTGCTTCTTCTGATGCATTTCGCGCAATGTTTGATGGTGGCTACAGG GAGAGAGATGCCAAAGATATAGAGATTCCCAACATTCCATGGGATGTTTTTGAGTTGATGATGAG GTACATATACACGGGATCTGTTGATGTTAATATGGGTGTTGCAAAGGATCTTCTAAGGGTTGCTGATCAATATCTTCTTGAGGGCCTTAAGCGTCTGTGCGAGTATGCAATTGCCCAG GATATCTCAGTGGAAAATGTCTCTCTGATGTTTGAGTTATCAGAGGCTTTCAATGCATTGTCATTAAGAAATGCTTGCATTGTATTCACATTGGAGAAGTTCGACAAATTAAGTGTCATGCCATG GTATTCGCAATTGATTCAACTTATATTACCTGAGACACGTGCGTACTTTGCTAGGGTGCTGAGCAGGCCAATTCAAGCTGACCTCTGA